The Aedes albopictus strain Foshan chromosome 1, AalbF5, whole genome shotgun sequence genomic interval AATTCAATAGCCTGAAGGGTGAGCATGAATCGCTCACGACGAAAATCGACTATCTGATGCTGTCACTGAACGAAGACTACGAGGGAAGTGACTTTTCCTCATGGTTCGACAAGATGGACGACCTGAAAGAACGTGTGCGGACACTGAAGGAAGACAAGGATCGTTTAACTGCCATGAACATGAAAATCATGATGGAAAAAGTTGCACTGGAAAAGGACGTCAGTGTCGGCGAAATCAGACTGACGGAGATGAAGGAACAACAAGCCGAATCGGAGAAGAAGCTGAGGCGACTAAACGAGCAGTTGCAGGAAAGCGAAAATTCACTGGCAGAGAAAGACAATGCAGTCAGCTCGTTGGAAAAATTGAAGGCCGATCTCGAGGAGAACATCCAAGGATTGTCTGCTGAACTTCTGGAATCGCAAAGCAAACTGAACGAAATGTCGGAGGACTTCCAATCGTGTGAGGAAACTCTTCGAAATATCAGGGATGAGCTGGAATCTCGTGATCACGAACTGCTATGTGCCAAGAACACCATCGATGAACTCCAAACCAGCGCGGAAAAACAACAAGATGAACTCCAACACATGACACAACTTCAAGAAAAAACTGCAGCCGAACGAGAACAACTGGTTATTCATCTTTCAAAGATTCAGCAGGATTTGAACAGCGAAAGTGATAAGCTAGAAGCGACAACAAAGGAACTTGATGAGGCAAACGATAAAAATCGACAACTCACGCAAGTTCGAGACCGTCTTCTAGAGGAAAAGCTTGCATTGGAAGAAGCACTATCAGAACAACGCAACGAGTTGAACAAAAGTTGCAAAACGGTTCAAAACTTGGAACTGCAAATCAAGAACATGCAGGAAATGTTTGCCAACGAAACCGAGCAatcgaaggaaattcaggaatCACTAAACGCTCAGATCATCGATCAACGCAATCAACTGGATGCGTCACATAAGGAACAGAACATCCTGTCATCAGCAAATCGTTCTCTCCTGGCGGGTCTCGAGTTGATTCAACAGAAAATCAGCCAACTGGAAAGCCAGTATGTGACCAAAATCAACCGTCTCGAAGCGAAGCTCGGAGAATTCGCAGCGCTACTGACGAAACTCTCCGCCTACCAGTTCAAGTTGCGCTTGGAGAAAGCACAACTAGAGGACAACCTCGGCAAGATGATACAGGAGTTCGAAGCACTGCAGACGGAAAACGAAAAACTGATCGAGTCGGAGACGGTGTTGCAGCGGACGATTCAGGAACTGCAGGCTGAAAAAACGGCCGCAGAGGAACGCAGCATCGGTTTGGAAGACCAACTCGCCGAAATGGAAGTGCGACTCGATATGAGTGGCAGCAGAATCAAGGAGCTGGAAGGAAGCTGTGCCGAGCTGGAAGCCGATAAAACAAGACTACTCGGAGACGGAAGCCAGCGCGAGGCGGAGTTGAGGAAACAGCTCGAAGAAGCAGCGGTTTGCAGTGAGCGATTGGAACAAGAGATCAAGCATATGAGCAAATCGCAATCCGATCTTCAACTTCTACTCGATGCCAAGTTGGAACAGTTCAAGTGTGTGTCAGACGAACGTGACGAGATGGAAGTCAAATGTGCGCGACTGGAAGTGGAGTTGAAGGAGTTGCAATCAGATTTGGAGGAGCAGAAACAACTGACGGCCAGCAACTGTGAGGCGAAGGCTTTGCTTGAAACTCAACTGTTGGCGGTTCGCGAAGAGCTGCTTCAACTAGAAGAAGAAAGATCTCGTTTAGAGGAAAATTGTGAGGAGAACCAAGCGGCACTCGAAAAGCACAACAAGGTCATTTCTCGTCTCACTCGCGAGAAGGAACTACTAGAAGAGAAGGTGCAGGAGCTTACAGCGGTTCTAGCAACCGTGCGACAGACCAAATCCGATTTGAAGCAAAAGCTCGAGGAAGAGCAGGAAAAATCCGACGAATTGTCCTGTCAGCTGGAGGATCTGAACTCTAAAATACTGGCCGTGGCAGAAGAACTCGGACGGGTGAGAGAAGAAAAGGAGGAACTACAGAACCGACTGGGCGTCGTGGAAGTCGAGAAACAGGAACTCGAAGAGAGGGTACAAGAGTTGACGGAGGCGATAACGCTGGTGGAAGAAGATCGGGACACGTTGCGCGAAGAGAAATGCCGACTGGGAGCGGAGGTCGAGCGGGTGGATCACGATAAGGGATCATTGGACGAGCAGTGTGGAAAGTTGCTGAAGCAGCTGTCGAAGGAACGCGAGGACGCCGCACAGGCGAAAGCCCTGCTAGAGGAAACGACATGTGTGTTGGGCAAGGAACGTGACGCGCTGCAGGAGAAATTGAAGGTGATCGAAAAGGAGAGAAGTGTTTTGAAGGGTAGCGTTGCGGAATTGGAGGAGACGAAGAAGGGCTTGGAAGCGGTGCTCGGAGAAAAGGGTGTTGTGGAGGGCAAAGTAGTGGAATTGTCAAAGTTGATCGAAGAACTGCGCTCGGAGAAAACGGAACTTGAAGTCGAGAAGGCGAGCTTAAGGGAAGAACAGCAGTCTAATGAGAAGGTGATCGGCGAATTGAAGGAAAACATTTGCGCTCTGGAAGAAACCAAGACACGATTGCAGGAACAAGTTTCGGCAGGTGATGAAGCCAGCACTAAACTGCAGCAAGAATTGGGAGATTTGTCAAAGGCACTTCAGGTGTCCAAAGAGGAGATTGAGACAATGGAGGTCGAGACAAAGAAACTATCATCTGAATTGACTCAGTCGAACGCTGAAATGGAATCGCTTAGCGCAGAGCTTGAACAAACTCACAGCCAACTGCAGGAAGTGCAAGAAGCTTTGAAAACGAAAGAGTGTGAAGCTGCAGTGGTGtctgaaaaacttcttgaaagcGCGAAAGATTTGGAATTGGTTCAACAACGGAAGGAGGAAGAGATTTTGCAAAAGTCGAGGAACATTGAAAGCATTCAAGTCGAGCATCAGGATGTTATGAAGCGTTTACAGCAAGCATTGACTGACAATTCCGAACTTGGAGCCAAGGTTGAAAACCTGACCACAGAACTGAGTGGTCGTTCGGCGGAGCTGGATGCAAAAAAGCAAGAGGTTGAAGAGAAGGAACAAAACATTCGATCGGCAACCGAGCTGTTGATTGCTTCGCAAGCCAAGGCGGCTGAACTGAGTTCGACCGTCGATCAACTCAACGTCGCTAAGGTTTCTCTCGAAACGCAGCTGCAAAAAGTGCAAAACGACTTGGACAGTGAACGAAAGCTCTGCTCATCGAAGAAGCTGCAAGTGCAAGAACTCAAAGCCAGCCTTGGTGAAATCAACGAATCGAAGAATTGCCTTGAACACGAACTGCAACAACTGGAAGCTGAAAGATTGAATGCCGAATCCGCCAACCAACAGCTCATCCAGCAATTATCCGACTTGAAATCGCAAGTAGCCAAACAGCAGACCGCTATCGATGCGAAGGACACGGAAATACATCAACTGACCGAAGGACTGGAAAAGGTCAAACGTATTCAGTCGCAGCTGGAGGAGAAGGTGACTGATTTCGAGTCGGTTGTCACCGAGAAGGACGAAATCGAAGCGCAGTTGGTCGGGCTGCAGCACGAGTTGGAGTTGGTTCGGGATGATAAGCGGAAGATCGAGACCGAGCTGGAGACGGTCAAGGAGGAGAAAGCCGACGTGGACCGACGGTTGATACAGCAGCTGCAGGACTACGATACGGTGAACGAAGCTTATCTGAATGAACGGGACTGCAACAAGGAGCTTGTGGTGAAGCAGCAGGAGTTGACGGGGAAACTTCAAGAGGTGGTTGAAGAGAATGCCCGGTTGGTGCAGGGCCAGGAAAGTTCCAAATCTATGTTGGCAGCTAAGGAGAAACGGTTGGTGGAACAAGAGAAGCAGGTGGAGAAGTTGAAGCGCGAAATGGAGAACTTGTTCGGAAAGAATCAGCAGATGGATTCGTTGACGCACGATTTCATGCAGCTGAAGGTGGAGAAGTCTGAGTTGGAAGCCGAGAAGGAAGAGCTGAACGAAGCCATCGAACAGAAGGAGATCGAGGAGAAGGCGATGCAGGAGAGTATGAATCATCTGAAAGAGAGTCTGAAGGTGAAACAACAAGAGCTGGACTCGCTTCATTCGGACGTGGCGACTCTGAAGGAGACGTTGCATACGATGAAGATAGAAAACAGTAAGTTGAAATCGACGCACGAGTTGCAGCAAACGAAGATGCTGAACTTGGAACTGAAGAATAGCGAACAAAGCAAGAAGATCGAGAAATTAGAGGAGTCATTGAATAAGACTGAGATCAGCCACCTGGAGGACAACTCGAAGGCATCTACACTGCTGAAGAAACTGGAAATGTACAAAGAGTACGAGATGAAGATGAAGGAACTGGAAGAGCTGCATCAGAAGGAACGTGAGATCAACAAAACCTGCATGGGGGATATTGACATACTGCGGGCAAAACTGATCAAGCACCGGCAGATAACCGAAGACAAAGAACAGGAGTGGAAGCAGGAACGGTTGGCGCTGGAACAGAAGGTTCGGGACGCGCATAAGGATGCCGAGGTTAAGATGAGGGAGACCCGAATCGAGTACGAAGCCAAACTGGAGAAGATGAAGGATAAAATGGTGAGTACTTTCCACTTTGCTTTTTTTGTTCATATGTGTCAGTCCTTTGTGTCCATTCCATACTAGAGACAATAGTAGTAATCATTGAACATCTGGAGTCTGTTTAGTCATCAATCCCATTGAATTGCACTTTCATTGCATGATAGTTTTACGAGGTTTCTTTGAACCGCCACGCGGAACTTTGCACTAACGCTCACGTCTTCCTTTGGCGCTCCTTCTCTCTCTTTCTTCCAGATGGTTCAATCTACTATTGTGTCTAGTACTTGTGATGATCCTCCCATGATAAGGGATGCCTCCTCACCGGAAACGGTATCGCAAACTGCTGCAACCGAACCGGTTGCACCGGTTGAGCAAAAAACACCAGTCCGCGCTGCTGTTATGATGGAAGTGAGAGCATCCAGCGGTAGCAGCAACAGCGGTGGAAGCCGTTGGAAGCGAGCGTTTTTCAAGATCATAAAGTATCCTCTGATGATACTGATCGTGAACGTACTGCTGATCGGGTACATTAAGCGAACGCTGAGCGAGGCCGATCTGGAGATTAACTTTAAGCCGGGTGTACCACCGTTCCACTGACGCGGGAGTGACGAGAAATTGTACAAATAACTAGTGTTTTGTATATTTATTGCATGACTGAGAATTTactgttttaaaaattttataggaATGATTTTTAATGTTATATACAATAAATATGAAGTTTTTTGCATGTGAATTGTTGTTTAATAAGTGGTTCACTTCCCGGATTAAACCCAGTTTCAATATGTGCCCATACTGCTGTTCATGGGTCAATGAAATTCACGGTGAACAGTTGTATAGCCATTTCCACATAATAGGGGATTCATCGATTCTTCAGAAACCTGATTGATATCTCGATTTTATCAACTTTTGGGGTCCTATTTGTTCCATGCGCTTTTATACAATCGACCTAACGTATGGCAAAACTTCAGCGCTCTTATTGCTTAGTTTAGCCTTATTAGTCTTAGCTCAGAGGATATAAAGAACAATACTCGTTGTTTCGAACTTTTTACCAAGTTTAACACATTATCACattatccgttttttttttgtttggttccTTCGCAGAAATCGTTACTGAACGATGAACTACAGAAGACCAGATCCAAGTACGAGAAGGAATATCTGGACCTCAagcaggaaattcaggaagaacAGAAAAAGGTAATACTCAAACAACTTTCAGGATCGTTGCGGCATTATCATCAATCTCTTTTTCCTTGCAAACAGTTCACCAAAATGGAAATGAAAGCCGTCAAACTGGAACAGCAGTTAGCCGATATGAAGGACTTGCGGAAAGAGTACGAGTTCGTGTCGTCCAGGTTGCGCGTCATGGAGCAAATCCAGAAAGAGCGCAAATCGCTCATGCCACCGCCCCCAGGAGACCACCTTCGTAAGTACCATTCTACCTATTCCAACATTGAAAAccatttcgaaaggaattcactCAAAAAGCATCAACTGATCGCCACCCTCTTGTCCCAGGTTCCAACCTCAAGATGGAGGACGAAGAGGGCGAACTGTTCAACAACACCTACCTGACGGATCTGAAGTACGGCCGTGGGTCGCCGCCACTTGCCGGCCGCGAGTCGATCCGGATGTCGGAAATTCAGCAGCGTAACTCGATGGTTCCGCCGCACCTCAAGGACAGCTACATGGTGCAGTACGTCGATGGGAACCTGACGGACGACGACAATCGAGTAAGTAGTAGacagccggcggcggcggcggtaccGATCGACCGCAAACGTTGTTGTCACGTTATCTTAGAGGAAGAAGACGAATCAGCCGGCAGCGGTTCTGCTTGATTCGGGAACGAGTTAAGTTGGTATCTGTGAAATGTGTGCGTCTGTGTGTGTGTTCGCGTGCATTGGCGTTTGCATTATGAACGGATTACCATCGCAATTCAATGAGAGATTTGTGATAGCTAGTCATTGCACTTGGTGGTCATCGGCGCAGTCTTGAACCGCGCACTATCGAAACttacataaaacctccgcatagcCTTTCGATTCATACATTCCCGCGCTTCTGCAATCTCACTCTCTTCGTACTCTCTCTCCTGCTCTTGATTCAGGTTCCGTCCATATAGGTTTCcctaaatattcttcaacattgtTCTAGTTTTCCAGTTTCTTTTGATTACTGACTTTGTAATCCTGCCTTTGCTAACGCCAATGTTTGTATTTCCGTCTGTTCTGTGTGtcgtatgtctgtatgtgtgtaaagTCCTTTGTGCTTCGCTTCCCGTCGGTTGATTCGTCCATCTCATATTTGAATATCCCACGTCATTCCCCGCAATACAGGATCTCGCCGCCGGTAACTTGGACGACAGCAGTACGAGCTTGATTTCACGTAGGAAACTAGGAGGAACAACCTCCTACAAACGACCGGGACCACCGACCCCGAGCAAGAAAGCTGGTCGCCGCTCGTTCGGTGGATCGCTACCGACCAGCGACTTCCAGTacaaggaaattctcaaggacagCAGCAATGGATCGTCGTCCGCCAGTGGTCCCTTCGGAGGCCGTCTGAGCTTCGGTGGGCGGAAGAGCAACGTGGAGCCATCGTCGGCGCCAACCGCCGCCGGCAACAGCAGTGGCAGCATTGCTGAGCTGAACGCCCGCCGGAAGACCCCCGGCAAGTTCAAGCAGATGATCAGCTCGTCGAACCTGTTCCACTCGCTGCAACCGCAGCCGAAGGACGAGGTAGATAAAGACAAAAAGTTTTTTCCTTTCTATATCTAGATATGgatgatggggggggggggggggggggggtggtccccTTAAAGGGAGGGATGGCAACAGTGGATGGAATCTCGTTGCTATTAATATTGTTCTGCTTGTGTTGTGTATGTTATGTGCATGATCTCCGAGGAACTTACTAATCCGTCCGTACGTTTCTTTCTCTTACCCTCTGTAGGTTACTTTGCTCAACATAAGCTGGCATTTCGATGAGCGACGAAAACGGCACTATGTTGTTACTACGCCtgtaaagtagatttttttagttctgaaaacttttttcaagttTTTGCTAACATTATACAGTTATCGTATTGTAGTTATCATGTTTATATTTATTAATTGTTTATTGTTTTTGTTAACGTATATCTACGTTATATACCTactgaaaaaataagaaaatgaatTACTTTTCAATCCAGTGAAATTGTTTAGTAATCCTCGGATAAACCCAAAAACTTTATTACAAttattggaggaaaccctggaggcacTCCTAAACAAATTGTTGAacaaatcctttgaagaatttccagaggaatttttgaaggaatccctcaataaGTCTCCGATAAAGTCCATGGAAGAATtaataggaatctctgaaggaataccttgcAGGAACTCTTTGGGacatccttcaagtaattcataAATGCatacctggggaattcctgaacgagttcatggatgaattcctgaaggatttcttggagaaactttagcAGGAATTCTCTTTAAGAAACTTTGGCTCGGAATACGTTGACGAACGTTGGGAGTTTGAACACGAATAAGTTGGTAAAAAAAGGGTTAAGTATACTGTtcattttaattccactaagaatttgcatcctttgacggatacgtatttcgacctcaactgtaagatcgtcttcagtgcctcgtacttgactcgactcgacttgCTTGGCTTCCTGCTTGTCCGATCTGCCATAAAGACTACTCCGTTTTCTGTAGCTGCATTCGCTTCATTATCCCATTCCTGCCTACAGTATCTCTTGGTATGGCCACGTTTTCCGCATTTGTGCATCTCCTTTGAAACTTCTTGGCATCGAGGGCTTGAGCTTGATCCAATCTATCTGCCAACAGACGGATACAGTTCCGTTTGTTTTATCTCTTCAGGCAGTATTCCGAGGGCGGTCACCAACGGATCAAATGAATCGGGTAGAGTCTGGAACAAGGAAATTACCGCATCCGCTTCATCAATCTTAGTACCGGCTGTCTTCAATATCTTCGATGATATCCTCGAATACCAGCAGATGGACTTGCACGGACTTCCCTTCCTCCAGCTTCAAGCGCTTCAACTGCTTCCGCAGTAGATTTTGAGTTGTCTTGTTCTACAGCAACTTCCAGGAGATTCTCCGTCAAAGTCTTAAGCACTCCAACAGAATCCAGGAACATTTTCACCGTGTTACTCTAATTTTGGAAGCCTTGTCCACCATCGAATTGAGGTATTCCGAGCGTCGATTCACCTATTGAGGACCCATAACCTTTTGAGGAACGATGGCTCGGAAAACGTTGACGAACGTAGGGAACAAACGTTTGAACACGAACAAGTTGGCTTTATTTGTAAAATACGTCTGTACAACTTAAGGGTTGGATTGGGATCAAAGagcttgaaaaaaaataacaacgaCCGGTAACCAGGTATTCAGGGGTGTATCCAGGTTGAACTAGCAAGTGCGATTGTCTACTATGCTGACACttctgaaagattccctggagaaattcttgatgaaatccctgGGTGCATTTCTGGACAActccctagaagaattcataCATAAATCGCTAATAGAAACGATGCAAAAGTCCGTTgaggaatttcgaaaagaattcggagaggaatttctgaaagaattccgagaggaattcctgaagcaatccagaagaatttcctggagtagttcggaaggaattcctgagagaatttcatgataaatttctaaaagaataacaggagagattcctgaagaaatcctagaatgaatctcaggaggagttcctgtagaaatcttagaaggaattcctaaaggaattacaggaaggagcaattcttaaaggaatccctggaggaattcctagaggacttcctggagaaattctcgaaggaatcccaccagaaattcctgcagaaggcccaggagaatttcttaaaggaatccctagaggaattcctgaaggaatccgagcaggtattcctgaaggatcgcaagagaaattcctagctattcttgtaggaatgctatgaagaattcctgaaagaatcccagaagaaattcctgaagaaatcccagaaagaatttccgaagaaatcattgaaggaatcgtaggagaaatacctcaaagaatcgcaaaataattcctgaaggatggaatcccaggaggaattccaggaaggaatcccaggaggaattcctggaaggaatcccagcagaaattcctggaaggaatcccagcagaaattcctggaaggaatcccaggaggaattcctggaaggaatcccaggaggaattcctggaaggaatcccaggagtaattcctggaagcaatcccataagtaattcctagaaggaatcccaggaggaattcctggaaggaatcccaagaggaattcctggaaggaatcccaagaggaattcctggaagaaatcccaagaggaattcctggaaggaatcccaagaggaattcctggaaggaatcccaagaggaattcctggaaggaatcccaagaggaattcctggaaggaatcccaagaggaatttctgaaaggaatcccaggaggaattcctggaaggaatcccaggaggaattgctgaaaggaatcccaggaggaattcctgaatggaatcccaggaggaattcctggaaggaatcccaggaggaattcctggaagtaatcctaaggagaattcctgaaaggaatcccaggaggaattcctgaaaggaatcccgggaggaattccttgaaggaatcccaggaggaattcttggaaagaattccaggaggaatttctggaaggaatcccaggaggaattactggaaggaatcccaggaggaattcctggaaggaatcccaggaggaattcctggaaggaatcccaggaggaattcctggaaggaatcccaggaggaattcctggaaggaatcccaggaggaactcctggaaggaatcccaggaggaactcctggaaggaatcccaggaggaattcctggaaggaatcccaggaggaattcctggaaggaatcccaggaggaattcctggaaggaatcacaggaggaaatcctggaaggaatcccaggaggaattcctggaaggaatcccaggtggaactcctgaaaggaatcccaggaggaactcctggaaggaatcccaggaggaactcctggaaggaatcccaggaggaactcctggaaggaatcccaggaggaactcctggaaggaatcccaggaggaactcctggaaggaatcccaggaggaactcctggaaggaatcccaggaggaactcctggaaggaatcccaggaggaactcctggaaggaatcccaggaggaactcctggaaggaatcccaggaggaactcctggaaggaatcccaggaggaactcctggaaggaatcccaggaggaactcctggaaggaatcccaggaggaactcctggaaggaatcccaggaggaactcctggaaggaatcccaggaggaactcctggaaggaatcccaggaggaactcctggaaggaatcccaggaggaactcctggaaggaatcccaggaggaactcctggaaggaatcccaggaggaactcctggaaggaatcccaggaggaactcctggaaggaatcccaggaggaactcctggaaggaatcccaggaggaactcctggaaggaatcccaggaggaactcctggaaggaatcccaggaggaactcctggaaggaatcccaggaggaactcctggaaggaatcccaggaggaactcctggaaggaatcccaggaggaactcctggaaggaatcccaggaggaactcctggaaggaatcccaggaggaactcctggaaggaatcccaggaggaactcctggaaggaatcccaggaggaactcctggaaggaatcccaggaggaactcctggaaggaatcccaggaggaactcctggaaggaatcccaggaggaactcctggaaggaatcccaggaggaactcctggaaggaatcccaggaggaactcctggaaggaatcccaggaggaactcctggaaggaatcccaggaggaactcctggaaggaatcccaggaggaactcctggaaggaatcccaggaggaattcctgagggagtcacaggaggaattcctgaagatatcacaggagcaattcctgaagttatcaccttagaaattattcaagaaacgAATTCCggcgggaattcctagaggaattcttgaagaatttcgggatgaattcatctaggaatcacgggggaattcctaaaggaattcttggataaatcccaggaggaatttttgaaggattcccgggaggaattcctgaagagatcctggaagaaattcttcaaggtataacaagagaaattccttaagaaatgacagatgtaattcctggaagaatcccaagaggaaatcctgaagaaatttcaccagaagttcttgaaggaaacccaaaagtattccggaaggaatcctaaagaaattcatgatgTAATCgaagagaaattccgaaagaaatcctcaggaacttctgaaaaaatcgcagaggaaattctgaaggaatttcgggagacatTCCTCTAATTATACCTAGTagataaatatatttatataatTTATATATTTCATCAATTCTGATGAAATATGAAATTCAAAGTCTTCGTTGAAAGCATGCATCTTGACATTTTTTAATAAGTGTCACTTCTATTTGTCTGTAGTTTTACCTAAATTACTCTACATAACAATGCCGTTCCTATATAACAGAAAAATACtccttggaaagatctcaccaaatcaACTGAAAATTTGGAAGAGACTGTTTCTCTTGATTGCTGCATGCCTCAATACGATGTTGATTGCATGCCTAACAGCTTAACATACACAAATCGACCTAGTCATCCGTCTAACATTCCCATCAATTATTCCGCTCAAATCCAAAGACGCCCAAACGAGGTGACCTGCCGCTGATTCGCCATCCGCTCATCACCAAAATCAATTCTACCCAGGGCAACACCGTTGACTCCGGAAGTTCCGACCTGGACGATCGACGACTTCGAAACCGCAAATCAAAACTCGCCTCGTCAACGGCAGCCGACGACAAAACACGCAAGACCCACCGAAACCACCACTTCCGGAAGACCATAACCCGGTTCGACACGAATCGTCGCCTCAACAGTGCAAACACTAGCACTAGTAGTGACAGCGCAGGAAGCAGTCCACAGTCTAGCACGGTAGCACCCAGTGAGGATCCTTTCGGAGGGTTCTCCTACGAGGCCACTCCCGATCGGATCCGCAAAATCGACATTAATACGATAGCCGTTTTCGG includes:
- the LOC109406965 gene encoding putative leucine-rich repeat-containing protein DDB_G0290503 isoform X4, producing the protein MDGLRWSRVLLQWVKDSHLIPCECDSIEQCSVEEFYRQFRSRIQQTVSLPEEDIISFLKVHFPHYELYLTETGQIAAPDHFYIFSLLLFFSCVRHPERFFQQICNGFDKPQQYAVTAFLKSMLEGAHLRKEIDRMMIRRAIQDAMPQTMLPPDTPPSSSSQQPSSVQRESARLSLPSRLASSVSSGGDMVDGSPLRLGRQPPKISPPTPKTIILDERTKQLKELKAQLEAERYEKGYLEVQLKQLQDKNEKFLEDKRKYVKEIRELRTELQACNLENESPNKQRGLDHKVARIERLLAEKEEALDRLKIELETVAENNRNSTEMINYRNVQIVKLKDQIQELENSLGSLSECIAEKDEVIKYLRENNEELQRFIDECRFKQNGPLPENLNTSFDGMMELSSGGSSNGTGKSYSITPENMAQAVVDVQLKEKEAENCLLKRSLEMIEQEKVRVSGMVGSFFRLYGDVVGALPYGSANPQDVGFVEKMNIFKACYESLFVELGKFKEAKEMLEAKSDALEEDVKMVKAELLARTEVLQKLERHSVDIEMQLELVRKTASEYQRKNAAMNEDLNRQKRDLLKLISEKDTLSQQNLTLNVEFNSLKGEHESLTTKIDYLMLSLNEDYEGSDFSSWFDKMDDLKERVRTLKEDKDRLTAMNMKIMMEKVALEKDVSVGEIRLTEMKEQQAESEKKLRRLNEQLQESENSLAEKDNAVSSLEKLKADLEENIQGLSAELLESQSKLNEMSEDFQSCEETLRNIRDELESRDHELLCAKNTIDELQTSAEKQQDELQHMTQLQEKTAAEREQLVIHLSKIQQDLNSESDKLEATTKELDEANDKNRQLTQVRDRLLEEKLALEEALSEQRNELNKSCKTVQNLELQIKNMQEMFANETEQSKEIQESLNAQIIDQRNQLDASHKEQNILSSANRSLLAGLELIQQKISQLESQYVTKINRLEAKLGEFAALLTKLSAYQFKLRLEKAQLEDNLGKMIQEFEALQTENEKLIESETVLQRTIQELQAEKTAAEERSIGLEDQLAEMEVRLDMSGSRIKELEGSCAELEADKTRLLGDGSQREAELRKQLEEAAVCSERLEQEIKHMSKSQSDLQLLLDAKLEQFKCVSDERDEMEVKCARLEVELKELQSDLEEQKQLTASNCEAKALLETQLLAVREELLQLEEERSRLEENCEENQAALEKHNKVISRLTREKELLEEKVQELTAVLATVRQTKSDLKQKLEEEQEKSDELSCQLEDLNSKILAVAEELGRVREEKEELQNRLGVVEVEKQELEERVQELTEAITLVEEDRDTLREEKCRLGAEVERVDHDKGSLDEQCGKLLKQLSKEREDAAQAKALLEETTCVLGKERDALQEKLKVIEKERSVLKGSVAELEETKKGLEAVLGEKGVVEGKVVELSKLIEELRSEKTELEVEKASLREEQQSNEKVIGELKENICALEETKTRLQEQVSAGDEASTKLQQELGDLSKALQVSKEEIETMEVETKKLSSELTQSNAEMESLSAELEQTHSQLQEVQEALKTKECEAAVVSEKLLESAKDLELVQQRKEEEILQKSRNIESIQVEHQDVMKRLQQALTDNSELGAKVENLTTELSGRSAELDAKKQEVEEKEQNIRSATELLIASQAKAAELSSTVDQLNVAKVSLETQLQKVQNDLDSERKLCSSKKLQVQELKASLGEINESKNCLEHELQQLEAERLNAESANQQLIQQLSDLKSQVAKQQTAIDAKDTEIHQLTEGLEKVKRIQSQLEEKVTDFESVVTEKDEIEAQLVGLQHELELVRDDKRKIETELETVKEEKADVDRRLIQQLQDYDTVNEAYLNERDCNKELVVKQQELTGKLQEVVEENARLVQGQESSKSMLAAKEKRLVEQEKQVEKLKREMENLFGKNQQMDSLTHDFMQLKVEKSELEAEKEELNEAIEQKEIEEKAMQESMNHLKESLKVKQQELDSLHSDVATLKETLHTMKIENSKLKSTHELQQTKMLNLELKNSEQSKKIEKLEESLNKTEISHLEDNSKASTLLKKLEMYKEYEMKMKELEELHQKEREINKTCMGDIDILRAKLIKHRQITEDKEQEWKQERLALEQKVRDAHKDAEVKMRETRIEYEAKLEKMKDKMMVQSTIVSSTCDDPPMIRDASSPETVSQTAATEPVAPVEQKTPVRAAVMMEVRASSGSSNSGGSRWKRAFFKIIKYPLMILIVNVLLIGYIKRTLSEADLEINFKPGVPPFH